One segment of Sphingobacteriales bacterium DNA contains the following:
- a CDS encoding redoxin domain-containing protein — protein MKRITHLLCSAFLLLGLSTQSSQAQLAPGTIAPDFTLTDLDGNQHHLYEYLDQGKIVVLDVFAVWCGPCWAYAPILEQAYEEHGPNGDNTMVFLALEGDDQTTDDLQHPDGEAGDWASAIAYPIINQTGSMPDNYNIAYFPTLYMICPGSKETYELNQPEASEYAALASLNCPSQSGVNNARAVSYTGDAEFQNCESFTPKVMLQNLGSTNLTSAKLDLYFGGELKETKNWTGNLETFDAETVIFAAIGDKKSAEVKVEVSLPNGAIDDDNSNNEASKDITFRQSSKNLTMTLHTDKWPEEIHWKVKSPSGTLISQNGTLQCETTYTDNITISDDGCYTLELTDDYGDGILSGPINPTSHSCTNGDAGVTEGSVELKDDAGNIIWNSVSYGEGISVKFYAGVVALQADFTVSVNQDNNTVSVTNTSQGATNYLWSWGDNTTSLQQNPEPHLYPTAGIYTVTLTAFDSDGNNNVYTTNVTINETVGLEQLNIRQLSVSPVPASDMLNVQFATATAQELTFEVVNILGQSVMQFSKQYGNGNNNEQIAVAQLLNGSYTLNVKDVQGNKATVRFVVAR, from the coding sequence ATGAAAAGAATTACACATTTATTATGTAGTGCTTTTTTGCTGTTGGGTTTAAGTACCCAATCGTCTCAAGCACAATTAGCACCCGGTACTATTGCCCCTGATTTCACATTGACTGATTTAGACGGTAATCAACATCATCTGTATGAGTACCTTGACCAAGGAAAAATCGTGGTTTTAGATGTATTTGCTGTGTGGTGTGGACCTTGTTGGGCGTATGCTCCTATTTTGGAACAGGCGTATGAAGAACACGGACCCAACGGCGATAATACGATGGTGTTTTTGGCATTGGAAGGTGATGACCAAACAACCGATGATTTGCAACACCCCGACGGCGAGGCGGGTGACTGGGCTTCAGCAATTGCTTACCCTATTATTAACCAAACCGGCTCTATGCCCGATAATTACAATATTGCTTATTTCCCGACTCTTTATATGATTTGTCCGGGGTCTAAGGAAACCTATGAATTAAATCAGCCCGAAGCCAGCGAATATGCTGCTTTAGCCTCTTTAAACTGCCCTTCACAATCCGGTGTTAATAATGCACGCGCTGTGAGCTATACCGGCGATGCAGAGTTCCAGAATTGCGAGTCTTTTACACCGAAAGTTATGCTTCAGAACTTAGGAAGCACTAACCTTACGAGCGCGAAATTGGATTTGTACTTTGGCGGTGAACTCAAAGAAACCAAAAACTGGACAGGTAATTTGGAAACTTTTGATGCCGAAACAGTAATATTTGCTGCTATCGGCGACAAAAAAAGTGCTGAAGTAAAAGTGGAGGTTTCTTTGCCGAATGGTGCTATTGATGATGATAACAGCAACAATGAAGCATCAAAAGATATTACTTTCCGCCAATCTTCCAAAAATTTAACGATGACTTTGCATACCGACAAATGGCCTGAAGAAATTCACTGGAAAGTAAAAAGTCCCAGTGGTACTCTTATTTCCCAAAACGGCACTTTGCAATGCGAAACTACTTATACCGACAACATTACCATCAGCGATGACGGCTGCTATACTTTGGAGCTCACAGATGATTATGGCGATGGTATTTTATCAGGTCCTATCAATCCAACTTCTCATTCTTGCACCAATGGCGATGCAGGCGTTACGGAAGGCAGTGTTGAACTGAAAGATGATGCTGGTAATATTATTTGGAACAGTGTTTCTTACGGAGAAGGTATTAGTGTGAAATTTTATGCAGGTGTTGTTGCACTGCAAGCTGATTTTACCGTGTCAGTTAATCAGGATAATAATACGGTTTCTGTTACGAATACTTCACAAGGAGCTACCAATTATCTTTGGAGTTGGGGCGACAACACAACTTCTTTGCAACAAAATCCGGAGCCACACTTGTACCCAACTGCGGGCATTTACACCGTTACCCTTACCGCTTTTGACTCCGATGGCAACAACAATGTATATACTACCAATGTTACTATCAATGAAACTGTGGGTTTGGAGCAACTCAATATCCGTCAGTTGAGCGTATCGCCGGTGCCTGCCAGCGATATGTTGAACGTACAATTTGCCACTGCCACAGCTCAGGAACTTACTTTTGAGGTAGTAAATATTTTAGGACAAAGTGTGATGCAGTTCAGCAAACAATATGGCAATGGCAACAACAATGAACAAATTGCTGTAGCTCAATTACTCAACGGTTCTTATACTTTGAATGTAAAAGATGTGCAAGGTAATAAAGCAACGGTTCGTTTTGTAGTAGCACGCTAA
- a CDS encoding Omp28-related outer membrane protein: protein MKHYFLLAILLGTFSAQAQEAGVRRFPIFEHFTSSNCGPCAQQNPIFQENVLSKNYGTIHHIAYHTNFPAPDTDPMHLFNKPEALARQNYYAIQGVPNIRGNGTDYGSPVAVTQEVVNDLSRGKSPLGVKVSDMIMGDMHHATVTIETAAAAEFGNNLKLRVAIVEKLVEYVTAPGSNGEKEFPNVFRDMLTDTDATSLGESVTPAPVGQSLSFNYTYTMNEVWNPDNIYVVAWVQNDDTKEVINSGATYDPKWHIDTNDQPFKKGTALQVSEFNGVLVNEGEADDFEVQLLSPTQDWLATMEINGTTYDANATNVVSLPANSTTPYKLKVLVGPAGGIHRFSVSLKQQNTEYSPNSNQFYAIANVRDLVLNNALSGNGTTNTDIFNGKYYSDGLAAAGNTTYGNLDVLAYNQALQYDVLDGIKNIYYNIGWTFPAFTDETIGNLVAHLAGGGNLLVCGQDVAWDVFDTASGSANGTAAQREFLKNYMGVDFSNDGSTANSQLTPVADDEIYGSLGNSAIAHVYVDGSDDFFYPDELTLASGVSTATATFKYNNGTKIAGIRNHTPNYKTSYLGIGIEMIENEAVRNEFMNITHDWFYEEVIIDGVTTINDKKFNLFPNPCINDLYLSSVQDNQYEIVISDALGKVVFQSNLAADTQKISLAHLTKGVYWCQMKHSGTIFDTRLLIKQ, encoded by the coding sequence ATGAAGCATTACTTTTTACTTGCAATTTTATTGGGAACTTTTTCGGCACAGGCTCAGGAAGCTGGAGTACGCCGATTTCCTATTTTTGAACATTTTACTTCGAGTAATTGCGGTCCTTGTGCACAGCAAAACCCAATTTTTCAAGAAAATGTTCTTTCAAAAAATTATGGAACTATCCACCACATTGCTTATCACACGAATTTTCCTGCTCCCGATACCGATCCCATGCATTTATTCAATAAACCGGAGGCATTGGCGCGGCAAAATTATTATGCCATACAGGGCGTACCCAATATACGCGGCAACGGCACTGACTACGGTAGTCCGGTAGCAGTGACACAAGAAGTAGTGAATGACTTGAGTCGCGGCAAAAGTCCGTTGGGTGTTAAAGTAAGTGACATGATTATGGGCGATATGCACCATGCAACCGTCACCATAGAAACAGCAGCAGCAGCAGAGTTTGGCAACAACCTGAAATTGCGTGTAGCCATTGTAGAAAAATTGGTGGAATATGTTACGGCACCCGGCAGCAACGGCGAAAAAGAATTTCCAAATGTATTCCGCGATATGCTCACCGACACCGATGCTACTTCTTTGGGCGAAAGTGTCACGCCGGCTCCTGTAGGTCAAAGCCTCTCTTTTAACTATACTTACACTATGAACGAAGTTTGGAATCCTGACAATATATATGTAGTAGCTTGGGTGCAAAACGATGATACCAAAGAAGTGATTAATTCGGGAGCTACCTACGACCCAAAATGGCATATTGATACCAACGATCAACCTTTTAAAAAAGGAACTGCTCTGCAAGTATCTGAATTTAACGGAGTGTTGGTTAATGAGGGCGAAGCTGATGATTTTGAAGTACAGCTTCTTTCTCCTACACAAGATTGGCTCGCTACTATGGAAATCAACGGTACTACTTACGATGCCAATGCTACAAATGTAGTGAGCTTGCCTGCCAACTCCACCACTCCCTACAAATTGAAAGTACTCGTAGGTCCGGCGGGAGGCATTCATCGTTTTTCGGTATCGCTCAAACAGCAAAATACAGAGTATTCGCCCAACAGTAATCAGTTTTATGCCATTGCTAATGTACGCGACTTAGTGCTGAATAATGCCTTGAGCGGAAACGGAACAACCAATACCGATATATTCAACGGCAAATACTATTCAGATGGTTTGGCAGCCGCTGGCAATACTACATACGGCAATTTAGATGTACTAGCTTATAATCAAGCTCTGCAATACGATGTATTAGATGGTATAAAAAATATTTATTATAATATCGGTTGGACTTTCCCTGCTTTTACCGATGAAACTATCGGTAATTTGGTAGCGCACCTAGCAGGCGGCGGCAATTTGCTTGTTTGTGGTCAAGATGTGGCGTGGGACGTATTCGACACCGCCTCCGGCTCTGCCAACGGTACAGCCGCACAGCGTGAGTTTTTGAAAAATTATATGGGTGTAGATTTTTCTAACGATGGCAGCACTGCCAACAGCCAGCTAACCCCTGTTGCTGATGACGAAATATACGGCAGCTTAGGAAATTCCGCTATCGCCCACGTATATGTAGATGGTAGCGACGACTTTTTCTATCCCGACGAATTAACCCTTGCAAGTGGTGTAAGCACTGCCACTGCCACTTTTAAATACAACAATGGCACAAAAATAGCAGGTATCCGAAACCACACGCCTAACTACAAAACCTCGTATTTGGGTATCGGTATTGAAATGATTGAAAACGAAGCCGTGCGCAATGAATTTATGAATATCACACACGATTGGTTCTATGAAGAAGTAATTATTGACGGTGTTACGACAATTAACGACAAAAAATTCAATTTATTTCCCAACCCATGCATAAATGATTTATATTTGTCTTCAGTTCAAGACAATCAGTACGAAATTGTAATCAGTGATGCGCTCGGAAAAGTAGTGTTCCAAAGCAATCTGGCTGCCGATACACAAAAAATTTCTTTGGCACATTTAACCAAAGGTGTTTATTGGTGTCAAATGAAACATTCAGGAACAATTTTTGATACTCGTTTGTTAATCAAGCAATAA
- a CDS encoding T9SS type A sorting domain-containing protein, with protein MRKIYFLAILLLSIAVKAQSLQFIEEGPINVGFMPSTSLTFSPEVEVLNSSTGKINVVWERTIINMPNGWEVQICDPNLCYLSQVSSNQFQLNGGSKAKMKMGVQIVSGAPTEGCAIIELKVKNAVNPDINDIIIFNMCADATGFNTVISTRKDFRIFPNPVTFTLNLEFSGYDFDEINAIEIYSLVGKKIDVIYPQNLSDVFQYPAYDLSEGMYLVNIVDRNGRVLGTKRFSKVD; from the coding sequence ATGAGGAAAATATACTTTTTAGCGATTTTATTACTAAGTATAGCGGTAAAAGCGCAAAGTCTGCAGTTTATAGAGGAAGGTCCGATTAATGTGGGTTTTATGCCCAGCACTTCGCTCACTTTTTCGCCTGAAGTAGAGGTACTTAACTCCTCTACGGGTAAGATAAATGTAGTATGGGAACGTACCATTATTAATATGCCTAACGGTTGGGAAGTTCAAATTTGTGACCCCAACTTGTGTTATTTATCACAAGTGAGTTCCAATCAATTCCAACTTAATGGCGGGTCAAAAGCAAAAATGAAAATGGGTGTACAAATTGTCAGCGGTGCACCTACAGAAGGCTGTGCAATAATAGAATTGAAAGTAAAAAATGCTGTAAATCCCGACATCAATGATATAATTATTTTCAATATGTGTGCAGATGCTACTGGTTTTAACACGGTAATAAGTACACGTAAAGATTTTCGTATTTTCCCAAATCCGGTTACTTTTACTTTAAATTTGGAATTTAGCGGCTATGATTTTGATGAAATCAACGCTATTGAAATTTATAGTTTAGTGGGTAAAAAAATTGATGTAATTTATCCGCAAAACCTCAGCGATGTGTTCCAATACCCCGCTTACGATCTCTCCGAAGGTATGTATTTGGTAAATATTGTAGATCGCAATGGCAGAGTTTTAGGAACTAAACGTTTTTCAAAAGTGGATTAA